Proteins found in one Nocardia brasiliensis ATCC 700358 genomic segment:
- a CDS encoding 3-hydroxybutyryl-CoA dehydrogenase — MSSEKIQRVGIIGAGQMGAGIAEVCARAHVDVLVYEQTRELAAAGRARILRSLDRGVSSGKITEREREQAAWRLRFTSDLNDFADRQLVVEAVLEDEKVKTAIFAELDKVVTDPSAVLASNTSSIPIMKIAVATTQPERVVGMHFFNPVPVLPLVELVTTLKTSEAVSKRAEAFAGEVLDKQVVRSADRSGFVVNALLVPYLLSAIRMVESGFATKDDVDKAMVLGCAHPMGPLALTDLVGLDTVKSIADSMYEEFKEPLYSAPPLLMRMVEAGLLGKKTGAGFYQYNRA, encoded by the coding sequence GTGAGCAGCGAGAAGATTCAGCGCGTCGGCATCATCGGCGCCGGACAGATGGGTGCCGGAATCGCGGAGGTGTGCGCCCGGGCGCACGTCGACGTGCTCGTCTACGAGCAGACCCGGGAACTGGCCGCCGCCGGCCGCGCCCGCATTCTGCGCTCCCTCGACCGCGGCGTCAGCAGCGGCAAGATCACCGAGCGCGAGCGCGAACAGGCCGCCTGGCGTCTGCGGTTCACCTCCGACCTCAACGACTTCGCCGACCGCCAGCTGGTGGTCGAGGCGGTGCTCGAGGACGAGAAGGTGAAGACCGCCATCTTCGCCGAGCTCGACAAGGTCGTCACCGACCCGTCGGCCGTGCTGGCCTCCAACACCTCCTCCATCCCGATCATGAAGATCGCGGTCGCCACCACCCAGCCCGAGCGGGTCGTCGGCATGCACTTCTTCAACCCGGTCCCGGTGCTGCCGCTGGTCGAGCTGGTCACCACGCTGAAGACCAGCGAGGCCGTGTCCAAGCGGGCCGAGGCGTTCGCCGGTGAGGTGCTGGACAAGCAGGTCGTGCGCTCCGCCGACCGCTCCGGTTTCGTGGTGAACGCGCTGCTGGTGCCGTACCTGCTCTCGGCCATCCGGATGGTCGAGTCCGGTTTCGCCACCAAGGACGACGTGGACAAGGCCATGGTGCTCGGGTGTGCGCACCCCATGGGCCCGCTCGCGCTGACCGACCTGGTCGGCCTGGACACCGTGAAGTCGATCGCCGACTCGATGTACGAAGAATTCAAGGAGCCGCTGTACTCCGCTCCGCCGCTGCTCATGCGTATGGTCGAAGCTGGGTTGCTCGGCAAGAAGACCGGCGCGGGCTTCTACCAGTACAACCGAGCCTGA
- the aceA gene encoding isocitrate lyase, translating to MSNAGTPKTAAEIQQDWDTNPRWKGVTRNYTAEQVSKLQGTVVEEATLARRGSEILWDLVNNEDYINSLGALTGNQAVQQVRAGLKAIYLSGWQVAGDANLSGHTYPDQSLYPANSVPSVVRRINNALLRADEIAKVEGDDSVKNWLAPIVADAEAGFGGALNAYELQKAMIAAGAAGVHWEDQLASEKKCGHLGGKVLIPTQQHIRTLTSARLAADVADVPSVIIARTDAEAATLITSDVDERDREFLDGTRTAEGFFGVKNGIEPCIARAKAYAPYADLIWMETGVPDLEVARKFAESVRSEFPDQLLAYNCSPSFNWKAHLDDATIAKFQRELGAMGFKFQFITLAGFHSLNYGMFDLAYGYAREGMTAFVDLQEREFKAASERGFTAIKHQREVGAGYFDTIATTVDPNTSTAALKGSTEEGQFH from the coding sequence ATGTCGAACGCCGGCACCCCGAAGACCGCTGCGGAAATCCAGCAGGATTGGGACACCAACCCGCGCTGGAAGGGCGTCACCCGTAACTACACCGCGGAGCAGGTGTCGAAGCTCCAGGGCACCGTCGTCGAAGAGGCCACTCTCGCCCGCCGCGGTTCGGAGATCCTCTGGGATCTGGTGAACAACGAGGACTACATCAACTCGCTGGGCGCCCTCACCGGCAACCAGGCGGTCCAGCAGGTCCGCGCCGGCCTGAAGGCCATCTACCTGTCCGGTTGGCAGGTCGCCGGTGACGCGAACCTGTCCGGCCACACCTACCCGGACCAGTCGCTGTACCCGGCCAACTCGGTGCCGTCGGTGGTGCGTCGCATCAACAACGCGCTGCTGCGCGCCGACGAGATCGCCAAGGTCGAGGGCGACGACTCGGTCAAGAACTGGCTGGCCCCGATCGTCGCCGACGCCGAAGCCGGCTTCGGTGGCGCGCTGAACGCCTACGAGCTGCAGAAGGCCATGATCGCCGCCGGTGCCGCCGGTGTGCACTGGGAAGACCAGCTGGCCTCGGAGAAGAAGTGCGGCCACCTCGGTGGCAAGGTGCTGATCCCCACCCAGCAGCACATCCGCACCCTGACCTCCGCGCGCCTGGCCGCCGACGTCGCCGACGTCCCCTCGGTCATCATCGCCCGCACCGACGCCGAGGCCGCCACCCTGATCACCTCGGACGTGGACGAGCGCGACCGTGAGTTCCTGGACGGCACCCGCACCGCCGAGGGCTTCTTCGGCGTGAAGAACGGCATCGAGCCCTGCATCGCGCGGGCCAAGGCCTACGCCCCGTACGCCGACCTCATCTGGATGGAGACCGGCGTGCCGGACCTCGAGGTCGCGCGCAAGTTCGCCGAGTCGGTCCGCAGCGAGTTCCCGGACCAGCTGCTGGCCTACAACTGCTCGCCGTCCTTCAACTGGAAGGCGCACCTGGACGACGCGACCATCGCGAAGTTCCAGCGTGAGCTCGGCGCGATGGGCTTCAAGTTCCAGTTCATCACCCTGGCCGGCTTCCACTCGCTCAACTACGGCATGTTCGACCTGGCCTACGGCTACGCCCGCGAGGGCATGACCGCCTTCGTCGACCTGCAGGAGCGCGAGTTCAAGGCCGCTTCCGAGCGTGGCTTCACCGCGATCAAGCACCAGCGTGAGGTCGGTGCCGGCTACTTCGACACCATCGCCACCACCGTCGACCCGAACACCAGCACCGCTGCGCTGAAGGGCTCGACCGAAGAGGGCCAGTTCCACTGA